The Deltaproteobacteria bacterium DNA segment TGCCGCCGTGGAACAGCACCACCGTCTCGCCGCTGCCCTTCTCGAAGTAGCGGGTGCGGATTCCGTCGACGTCCACGTATTTTTCGTCTGCCCGGTCCATGTCGATCCTCCTTGATGGTGACACTGTAGCGGATTGTCCCGGCAAGGTTAACCAAGCGGATCACCCCCAGCCACCCCTGGATTCCCGCTTTCGCGGGAATGACGGATGCGGAACGTCCTGCCCGGGGCACGCTTGGCAATCCCCCGGCAATCGGATAAGGGAAAGTGAGCCGAAAGGCGCACTATTCAAGGAGGCAAACCTATGGCGAACGCCAACAACGACGAACATCCCATGCTGAGAGAAGGATTGGGGCGGCTGCGGGGCAAGGTGGCCATCATCACCGGGGCCAACAGCGGCATCGGACGGGCCACCGCCCGGCTGTTCGCGCGCGAAGGCGCCAACGTCGTGTGCTGCGACATCCAGGAGACCATGACGCCGCGGGTGGACCAGCTCATCATCGACGAGGGCGGCGAGGCCACCTTCCTGAACGTGAACGTGACCGTGGACGGCGGTCCCGAGGAGATGATGAAGACCGCCATGGACCGGTACGGCGGCGCGGACATCCTCTACAACAACGCCGGCGGCGGCATACGCAAGCAGGCTCACGAGCACACCGACGAGGAGTGGAACTTCATCATGGACCTCAACCTGAACGCCATCCAGAGGAGCGTCCGGGCGGTGGTCCCGCACATGCTCGAGAAAGGCAGCGGCAACATCGTCAGCACCGCGTCGACCTTCGGGCTGGTGGCGTCCGAGAACTATCCGGCCTACTGCGCCACCAAGGCAGCGGTCATCAGCCTGACCCGGCAGATGGCGCTGGACTACGGCCCCAAGGGCGTCCGCGTGAACTGCATCTGTCCCGGCGCCACCGAGACCCCGCGCTTCCGCGGGCACCCGCCGGTGCCTTCGCTGCAGGCCGCCACCCCCGAGCAGCGGGCGCGCATGGCCAAGAGCAACAAGGCGCTGCTGCGAATGGCGCGGCCGGAGGAGATGGCTTACGGCGTCCTCTTCCTGGTGTCCGACGAGGCCTCCTTCGTCACGGGCCATGCCCTGGTGGTGGACGGCGGCCAGACCATCGCGGTGTGAGGACTTGCGTCCTGAGCGTAGCGTAGCGAAGTCGAAGGACGCCGTTTTTTCAGGAGGATAGGCCATGTATTGCTCGCGCGGCACCGTGGGCGTGGTGAAGCCGACGTTCCGTCTCGGGTCGCTGGAGACCTACATCAGGCTTCTTCCGGAGGGGGTGTGCGTGGCGCCGCGTTACGTCGGAGTCCGCGCCGGCACGGAGGCGGAGTTCGACGAAGCCATCGCCGTGGCCGAAACCAGGGTGGCGGAGCTGGTAGAGCTGGGGGTGGACCTGGTGCTGATCCAGGGGACACCGCCGATCCTGCTCAAGGGCTACCGCTTCGACGGCGAACTGACCGAGCGGTTGACCCGGCAGCACGGCGTGCCGATCCTCACCGCGACCACCGTGCAGGTAGAGGCCTTCCGCGTGCTGGGTGTGGAAAGGTTCGTGATCCTCTCCTACATCCAGGGCGCCATGAACGCGAAGTTCGCCAATTTCTTCGAGCAGGCCGGATTCACGGTGACCGGTATCCCGGAGCTCGAAGGCGTGGCCTTCGAGGACGTCGGCGACATCCCGGCCGGGGACATCTACAACGGGGCCAAGAAGGCCCTCGTCGATCACGGCGGCGAGGGAATCTGTCTCCTGGGTGCGGGGTGGGACTGTCTGCCCGTCATCGAATCCCTCGAGGAGGAGCTCGGGGTGCCGGTGATCACCAATCTCAACGCGGAGGTCTGGGCGACCCGGAAGCGTCTCGGGATTGATGAGCCCGTGGAAGGCTTCGGGCGGTTGCTGCGGACGCTGCCATAGGCGGGGGCTCGAACCAGCGGAAAGCGTCAAGAAAGAGAGAACGGACATGGCAGAGATACTCGGACTGGGCATCACGCACTATCCCGGACTCGGGTTCCAGGGGAACATGACCCGGCGCATCCGGATGTGCCTGGAGGACCCCGCGCTGCCGGAACGGCTGCGCCACATGGAAAACTGGCCCGCGCCCATGCGTGAGCAGTGGGGCACGGACAACGGCCAGGGCCACTCGGACGCGCACCGCCAGGACCTCATCGACCGCTTCCGCGTCGCCCGGCGCGCCCTGGACGAGTTCCAGCCCGACCTGTGCGTGCTGTGGGGCGACGACCAGTACGAGAACTTCAAGGAAGACTGCGTGCCGGCCTTCTCCATCCTCGCCTACGACTCGGTGGAGGCGCAGCCGTGGACCCATACCCGCCGCGGCGCCAACATGTGGGACGAGCCCGACGAGAAGGTCTTCACCATCAAGGGGCACCAGGAGGCGGGCAAGTACCTGGCGTCAAGCCTGCTGGAGAGCGGCTTCGACGTGGCCTACTCCTACAAGCCGCTGCACCGTGGCCTGGGCCACGCCTTCGTCAACTCCATCCTGTACCTCGACTGGGACCGGCAGGGGTTCCCCTACCCGCTGGTGCCCTTCACCGTGAACAGCTACGGCCGCAAGCTCGTGGGCAGCCGCGGCGTGCCGCTGACGCCTTCCGCCGCCCAAGAGATCGCCGACCAGTTCGACCCGCCGGGCCCCCAGCCCTGGCGCTGCTTCGACATCGGCGCGGCCACCGCCCGCGCCTTCGCCGAGAGCCCGTGGCGCGTGGCCCTCATCGCCTCGTCGAGCTGGTCCCACTCGTTCCTGACGGCCAAGCACTCGTTCATGTACCCGGACGTGGAGTCGGACAAGCGCTACTTCGCGGCGCTCCGGGACGGCGACTGGGAAACCTGGCGCAAGACCAGCCTGCCCGAGGCCGAGGACCGCGGCCACCACGAACTGCTCAACTGGTTCGCCCTGGCCGGCGCCATGTCCGAGATCGACCGCAAGCCCGACGACATCGTCTTCCTGGAGTCGTGGATCTCCAACTCCGACAAGGTGTTCGCGCTGTTCCGGCCACCGGAGCATGTCCCCTAACCTCTACGACCTGCCCGATCCGCTCCCGGACGACGAGGAATTCACCGACCTGATTCCCGACCGGGGCGTGAAGGTCGAGCGCATCGTCTCCCGCGGCCGGACTGCACCCGCCGGCGAGTGGTACGACCAGAACCGCGACGAATGGGTCGTGCTCGTCCAGGGCGAGGCCGTGCTGGAATACGAAAATGGAGAGACGCTACGCCTCGGCGCCGGAGACCACGTGCTGATACCCGCCCACCGCCGCCACCGGGTCAACTACACCAGCCGCACGCCGCCGTGCATCTGGATCGCCGTGTTCGGCAAGTTGGCGTAGTCATTCGCCCGACGCCATAGGCCCCGACGGGTTGACGCCTCGTCTTGCCTGCCTCACGGGTATCAAGGACTCGTTTGTCCTCAGCGATCCTCCCGCAAGCCGGGTTGGTCTCGTCCGGGCCGGGCCACCGGCCGTTCCCTGGACGCCAAGCGGATGCCGAAGTTGGCCGGGGGAACGGGGGCGTCCGGCTCTATCCGGGCCATGATCCGGGCCTGTGAACGGCCGACGATGGTAGGGGCGTAGTCGAGCCACTGGCGGACCGGCGGGTCGTCCCGGTCTCGCCGCAGCACGCGCATGCCCGCGAATTCCCGGTCAAGGGAGTAGCCGGCAACGGAAAGGGCCGGGGCCGCGGACACGATGTGGCTCACCAGGACGGAGGGGGCCGCGTCGGTCGCGAGGGCCCTTCCGGAGAATAGATCATAGAACGGGATCTTGCGGTGCAGGTAGTAGTACCCCGGCAGCCTGTAGTACGGGCGGTCGGGCTGCCACACACCGGTGACGCCGGCCGCGCGGGCGAGGTAACGGTAGGCGGCGAAAACGGGGTCCTGGTTGCGCACGAAGCCCATGTGGCGCGTCTCTCTCGACCACGCCCGGTACACCCGGTCCTGGTACGGCAGGGCATTCATGATTCCCGCCAGCGAAACGGCTGCAAACACGGCCGCCACGGTTTCCGCAAGCCGGTGCGGGCCGCCCACCCGTGATGCCAGGCGCGTCGCGACGTCGGCGCCGATCAGAAGCCAGAGCGGGACGACGACGAAGACGAAGCGGTACTCCTTGTGGGCTTGCAGGGAATGGAGCAGCAGGATCAGCGCGATCAACGCCAGCAGCAGCCCGTAGCGCCTGGGGTGGCGGAGAGACGCCGCGACGCACAGCAGGCTCAGGCCGCCGCCGGCGAGTACGAACCACAGGATGAACTGCCAGGGCGGACTCTCGCCGGCGCGCATCGGGCCGAGAATGAGGTTGAAGCGAAGGTTGGTGAGATACGAGTGGAACAGGCCGGCGTCCCAGGTCACCGCGTCGAACACCCCCACCGCGAAGAGGAATGCCGCCGTGGCCGCCGCGAGCCGCGCCTTCTTCCCGGTACGCAGAAACACGATGCCCAGCAACACGAGCGCGAGCGGCGCGTACTGCATCCTTATGGCGGAGGCGATGGCAGCGAGGAAGGCCGCCTGCCAGACCGTCCGGGTATCGTTCAAGGCGGGGCGCACGCACAGCGCCAGCAGCGCCACAAGGGGAACGGTGGCGACGAACTCGGTCATGGGTTTGTGCGCGAAGCCGACGAGCTCGTACCAGAACGCGCCGGCCACCAACGCCGCCCGCGCCGACGCCTCGCCGAAGTGTCGCCGGGCAAAGAAGTACATGCCCGCGGGAATCCCGAGGGAGATGGCGCAGAACATCAGCTTGACCGCGCCGACGTACCACCGCGGCTCGCCAAGGCCGACGACGTCCAGCAGTTTCAAGACACCCGCTACCGCTCCCGGAACGATCCACGAGCGCGCGCCGTAGAAGAACTCCCAATAGGTGACGCCGTTGCCGAAAACCAGGCGGTGTGCCGGTTCCAGGTACTGCATGATCTCGTCCGGGTGCAGGACGAAGTCGCCGGACAAGGCCACGATTGCGCGCGCCGCGAAGGCGAGCGCGAGCACGGCCGGCAGGTATTTCCAGGGCCGGCCGTCCGGCTCCCGCGCGTGCAGCAGGACGTCCAGTCGCGGTTTCATATACGACGTTCGTATCCGCCGCAGCCTGGCCCGGCAAGGGTATCGACCACTACCCCCGCGCCTGAAACAGGAAGAAGACGCCGGCCACCACCAGCACCGCGGCCAGCCCGTCCTTGAGGGTGACGGCCTCGTCCCCCTGCAGGAGCAGCCGCGCCAGCGAGAACGTGATCAGCGGCTGCACGTTCCAGATGGGGGCGACGATGATGGCCGGCGCATGGGCCACCGCGAGGTAGGTGAGGACCGATCCCACTCCCTGGGCGACTCCCGAGAGCAACAGGA contains these protein-coding regions:
- a CDS encoding SDR family oxidoreductase, which produces MANANNDEHPMLREGLGRLRGKVAIITGANSGIGRATARLFAREGANVVCCDIQETMTPRVDQLIIDEGGEATFLNVNVTVDGGPEEMMKTAMDRYGGADILYNNAGGGIRKQAHEHTDEEWNFIMDLNLNAIQRSVRAVVPHMLEKGSGNIVSTASTFGLVASENYPAYCATKAAVISLTRQMALDYGPKGVRVNCICPGATETPRFRGHPPVPSLQAATPEQRARMAKSNKALLRMARPEEMAYGVLFLVSDEASFVTGHALVVDGGQTIAV
- a CDS encoding extradiol ring-cleavage dioxygenase; its protein translation is MAEILGLGITHYPGLGFQGNMTRRIRMCLEDPALPERLRHMENWPAPMREQWGTDNGQGHSDAHRQDLIDRFRVARRALDEFQPDLCVLWGDDQYENFKEDCVPAFSILAYDSVEAQPWTHTRRGANMWDEPDEKVFTIKGHQEAGKYLASSLLESGFDVAYSYKPLHRGLGHAFVNSILYLDWDRQGFPYPLVPFTVNSYGRKLVGSRGVPLTPSAAQEIADQFDPPGPQPWRCFDIGAATARAFAESPWRVALIASSSWSHSFLTAKHSFMYPDVESDKRYFAALRDGDWETWRKTSLPEAEDRGHHELLNWFALAGAMSEIDRKPDDIVFLESWISNSDKVFALFRPPEHVP
- a CDS encoding cupin domain-containing protein; its protein translation is MSPNLYDLPDPLPDDEEFTDLIPDRGVKVERIVSRGRTAPAGEWYDQNRDEWVVLVQGEAVLEYENGETLRLGAGDHVLIPAHRRHRVNYTSRTPPCIWIAVFGKLA